GCGGCGGTCGCGGCTCCTGGGACGGATGCCGCTGCGGCGTCCGATGCCCTCAGCACCCTCGCCGCCGCAACCGATGCCGCCGGCCTCCCGCCTGCCGCCCGCCCGGCCCGGCTCGTCGTCGTCGACGACGTGCCGAGCCTCGACTCGGGCAAGCCCGATCGCCAGGCCCTCGCGGTGCTCCTCGAGCGCGAGGGCTGACCCCGCGCCGCCGCCGCGGCGCCGCATCCGTCTAGCATGGTGGCGTGGCCCGCCCGAAACCCCAGAGATTGAACCCCGCCGACGAGCTCGCGAAGCGTGAGGCAGCTCGCGCGAAGAACGGCTCCGCCCCGAAAGCGGACGGCTCCGCCCCGAAAGCGGCGAACGGCTCCGCCAAGAAGGCGCAGAACCACTCTGCCCCGAAAGCAGCACCGCGCAGCCGGTCGGGCAACCCGGCGAAAGCCGCGCGCGGCAATCCCAAGCCGCCCCCGCGTCCGGCGACCGCGGCCGACTGGATCGCGGGAGCGCGCTTGCGCACCCTCCCGCTCGCGATCGCGCCGGTCGCGCTCGGCACGGGCGCCGGTGTCGTCGCGATCGCCGACGGGCCGTGGCATCCGGCTCGCGCCGTGCTCGCCCTCGTCGTCGCCCTCGCGCTGCAGATCGGCGTGAACTACGCGAACGACTACTCCGACGGGGTGCGCGGCACCGACGACCACCGCGTCGGGCCCGCACGGCTCACGGCCTCGGGCGCGGCGAAGCCGAGGCACGTGCTCGCCGTCGCGCTGAGCTTCTTTGCGCTCGCGGCGCTCGCCGGGCTCACCCTCACGATCGTGACCGGCCAGTGGTGGCTGCTCGCGGTGGGTGCGGCGGCGATCGTCGCCGCGTGGTTCTACACGGGCGGGCGGCATCCGTATGGCTATTACGGCCTCGGCGAGTTGTTCGTCTTCGTCTTCTTCGGCCTCGTCGCCACCGCCGGCTCAGCATTCGTGCAGGCGCTCACCGTCAACCTCGAGGCCTGGCTCGGGGGAGTGGGCGTGGGCCTCATCGCGTGCGCCGTGCTCATGGCCAACAACCTGCGCGACGTCGTGCAAGACAAGGCGGCAGGCAAGCGCACCCTCGCGGTGCTCGTCGGCCCGCTCGCGGGGCGCATCCTCTTCACGATCTTCATGCTCGCGCCGTTCGGCATCGTCGTGTTCTGGGCGTTCCTGTACCCGACGGCCACCCTCGTGTTCTTCGCGCTGCTCGCGGCGCTGCCCGCGTGCGTGATCGTGCTTTGGGGCAAGACGCCGCGCGAACTGCTCACCGCGCTGCAGCTCGCGAGCCTCACGGCGCTGCTCTACGGCGTCGGGCTAGGACTCGTCTTCGCGCTCTGACCGCTGTGGCGCCGGCTGGCGAACGGATGCCTCGACCGCGGCATCCTCCGCGTCGTCATCGTCTCTCGTGACCGGCTGCTCACGGTGGCGCGCCCGGTAGAGGTCGCTCGAGATCGATTCGCGCGCGCCCCGCAGGAACAGCAGCGAGGCGCTGAGCCCGAAGACCGCCGCCACGACCGCGGCGATCCATGGGGTCACGCCGGCGAGGAGCAACGCTGCGAGCGGCACGGCGAACAGTGCGATGCGCAGCAGGGTGTACCAGATCCAGACGGGCACGGATTTCACCATGCCAGTGTAGGCGTGGCGCCTGTGGAGTCTCCCAGCCGTAGTGCAGCGCGACGCGCCTAGACTGTGGTCATGGCCCGGCTGCTTTTCGGACTCGGCGTCGCCGCCGTGATCTTCATGGTCTACGCCGTCGCCGACTGCGCGTTCTTCGATCGCACGCGCATTCGCGGGCTCAGCCGGGGCTGGTGGATCGTCGTGATCCTGTTCGTGCCCGTCATCGGCGCGGTGCTGTGGTTCCTCATCGGGCGAGGTCGTGTCGGCAGAATCCCCGCCGGCCGCAGTCGCGAGGTCGCCCCCGACGACGACACCGACTTCCTGCGCCGTCTCCAGAACGACGCCGCGCAAGACGAGCGCATCCGCCGGCTCGAGCAGGAGCTCGCCGAGCTCGACGACGACTCCGGCGCGGCCGGCAAGGGCGGCGCGGGCGGTGCGGGCGCCACCGAGGCCGGCGACGACACGCTCGGCACCGAGAGCCAGCGCCCCGATACCCCAGAGACGCCGGGTGAGTCCGGCCCATCCGGTCGCCCGAATGGCTGAACCGGCGCCCGAGCGCCGGAGAAGTCCCGCGAGCGACGCCACCATGGCGTTGTTCGCTTCGTTCGTGCGGGCCGGCGTCATCGACGTCGTGGTCGCGCCCGGCTCGCGGTCGCAAGCGCTCGCGCTCGCCGCGGCCGAGTTCGAGCGCGTCGGCGCCATCCGGCTGCACGTGCGCATCGACGAACGGGGCGCGGCGTTCCTCGCTCTCGGTCTTGCCGTCGAGTCCGGTCGCCCGACCCTCGTCGTGACCACGTCGGGCACCGCGGTCGCGAACCTGCATCCGGCGGTGCTCGAAGCCCACCACTCGGGAGTGCCGCTCATCGTGCTCTCGGCCGATCGGCCGGCCGAGCTCCGCGGCATCCGCTCGAACCAGACCACGATGCAGCCCGGCATCTTCGCGGGTGCGGTGCGGCTCGAACGCGACGCCGCGGCTCCCGAGGGAGCGCCGGGCGAGACGGATGCCGCAGCGCGCCTCGCCCGCGAAGCCGTCGCCGCAGCACTCGGTCGCGACGATTCCGGAGCGTTCGTGCCGCATCCCGGGCCCGGCCCCGTGCATTTGAACCTCCAGCTGCGCGAGCCGCTGTCGGCCGCGATCACCCTTGATGAGCGGATGCTGCTCGGTGATGGGTCAGTGGTGCGTGGGGATGCCGCGAGCGGCATGAGTCGGGCGTCGCTGGCCGGCGAGGGCGACCGCGACGCCGACGGCGACCATGCCGCGCTCATCGAGCCCGGACCCTTGACGGTGGTGATCGCCGGCGCCGGTGCCGGACCGGTCGCCGAGGAGTTCGCTCGCGCCGGCGGCTGGCCGCTCCTCGCCGAGGTTACGAGCGGCGCGCACTTCGGCCCGAATCTCGTCGTCGCCTACCGGGAGCTCCTGGCTGAGCCGGGCTTCGGCGACCTCGTCGAGCGGGTCGTCGTGTTCGGACATCCGACGCTCTCCCGAGAGGTGCCCGCGCTCGTGCACCGCGACGGCGTCGAGACGATCGCCGTCGCGCCCTCGGGCATCGAGTGGTTCAACCCGGGGCGCCGGGTGCGGCGGTTCGAGCGCGCCGTGCGCGCCGAGGAGCATCCGCAGTCCGCAGAGGAGCGCGCCTGGGTGGGACGCTGGGTGCACGCGAGCCGCACGCTCGTCGAGGCGGGCCTGCCGCAGGCCGGGCCGTCGCAGAGCGGCATCGGCGAGCACGGACACGTCGCCGACTTCGCCGCCCAACGCGACTACATGCGCGCCCAACTCGCCACGGTGCGCGCGCCTATCACGCGCCGCTCCCTCGTCGACGCCGTCTGGGCCGCGACCTGGCCTCATGACCGGCTCGTGTTCGGCGCGTCTCGGCTGATCCGCGACGCCGACCGCGCAGTGCCCGGCCGCCGCATCACCGTGCACGCGAATCGCGGTCTCGCGGGAATCGACGGCACCGTCGCCACCGCGCTCGGCATCGCGATCGCGAGCCAGGTCGCGCCGCCCGGGGCCGACGTCGATGCCGCGGGATCCGTAACCACCGACGCCGGTGTCACCCGCGCCCTCATCGGCGACCTCACGCTGTTGCACGATGTCGGGTCGCTGCTCCTCGGCGCCGGAGAGCGGATGCCCCGACTGCAGCTCATCGTCGGCAACGACGGCGGCGGGTCGATCTTCGACGCACTCGAGGTGGCTGGTTCGGCGCCGCCCGAGGCGTTCGACCGGGTGCAGTTCACGCCGCAGCACGTGGACTTCGCGTCGCTCGCCGCCGCATACGGCTGGGGATACGCACGCGCGACGACGCGCGGCGAGCTCGACGAAGCGCTCACGGGCGGCATCGACAGCCCGCAGCTGCTCGAGGTGCCGCTGCCGCGCTGAGCGGCTCACGACCGCGCGGCGCCCTTGTTCGCGGTGCCGCCGGTGGGCAGGATTGACATGTGCGATGTTGCCCGTCGCCGAGGGGAGCGTGGCATGAGCCGGGAGTCGTACTGGACCGCGGATCCGAGCGAACTGCTGCGAGTGGGCGAGGGGTTCCGGCTCGCCGATGTCGACCCGCGCTCGCATCCCGGATTCGACGGAAACAAGGCCGACGGCGTCAAGGCCCTGGCCGAAGGCGCGGGCATCCTCGCCGAACTGCAGGAGCAGCTCTTCGCCAACAGTCGCATGGGCGGCGACGGGCGCCGTGTCCTCATCGTGCTGCAGGCCCTCGACACCGCGGGCAAGGGCGGCATCGTCAAGCACGTCATGGGGTCGGTCGACCCGCAGGGCGTGCACCTCACCGCGTTCAAGAAGCCCACACCTGAAGAGCTCGAGCAGGACTTCCTCTGGCGCATCCGCAAGGAGGTTCCCGGGCCGGGCATGATCGGCGTCTTCGATCGCTCGCATTATGAAGACGTGCTCATCGGCAAGGTGCGCGAGCTCGCGCCGCCTGAAGAGATCGAGCGTCGCTACGGCGCGATCAACTCGTTCGAGGCGGAGCTCGCGGCATCCGGCATCGCCATCATGAAGGTCATGCTGCACATCTCGCCCGAAGAGCAGAAGGCCCGGCTGCAAGCGCGCCTCGACCGGCCGAAGAAGCATTGGAAGTTCAACCCCGCCGACATCGACGAGCGCCTGCTCGGGCCGAACTACATGGAGGCGTTCCAGACGGCGTTCGACCGAACGGCGACCCCGATCGCGCCCTGGTACGTGGTTCCGGCCGACCGCAAGTGGTACGCGCGGCTCGCCGTGCAGCACCTGCTGATCGAGGCGCTCGAGGCGATGCAGCTCGAGTGGCCGGTCGCCGACTACGACGTGGCGGAGGAGAAGGCGCGCCTCGCGGCGAGCTGACGCCACTCGCGACGGATGCCGCATCCGCCACACGACGGATGCGGCACGCCGCCCTATGAGATCGTCATCCCTTCACGCCTCCCGTGGCGAGCCCGCTCTGCCAGTACCGCTGCAGGAACAGGAAGGCGATGATCAGCGGGAGTACGGCCACGAACGACCCGGTGGTGACGGTGGAGAACAGCGCTTGCGAGCCGCCTCCGGCCGAGGCCGCCGCCTGGATCTGCGCGAGGCCGACGGTGATCGGGTAGAGCTCCGAGCTGTTCAGCATGATCAGCGGCAGGAAGTAGTTGTTCCATGTCGCGACGAGCGAGAAGAGGAACACCGTGACGAGACCGGGTCCGAGCAGGCGCAGGCCCACCTGCCAGAAGATGCGGAACTCGCCGGCGCCGTCGACCCGAGCCGCCTCGATGAGCTCGGTCGGGATCGCGTCGGCCGCGTAGACCCGCATGAGGTACACGCCGAACGGGCTCACGAGCGAGGGGATGATGATCGCCCACGGGGTGTCGGTGAGCCCCGCGTTCGAGAACAGCAGGTAGGTCGGGAGGGCCAGCGCCGTGAGCGGGATCATGATCGCGCCGAGCGTCGCGCTGAAGAGCGCCTTGCTCCCCGGGAAGTCGTACTTGGCGAACGCGTATCCCGCCATCGTGGCCAGGAGCGTGGCCCCTGCCGCGGAGGCGACCGAGTAGATGACCGTGTTGATCAGCCAGCGCGTGAAGATGCCCCCGCGGATCGTGAACAGGGTCTGCAGGTTCTCGAAGAGCGAGAAGTCCCCGCCGAACCAGAGGCCGAAGGTGGAGAAGAGTCCGGAGTTGTCCTTCGTCGCCGAGACGAGGAGCCACCACAGCGGCAGCACGAAGTACAGCACGCACAGCCACAGCAGCACCGTGAGCAGCAGGCTCCGTCGCCGCTCTGGGGCGTAGCCGCGCCTGGTGCGGCGCGGGCTGGTGACCTCTCCGATGGTCACCGAGGCGCGAGTATCGATCGAGGTCATGAGGTGGTCCTCTCGCGACGTTCGCGCTGTTGCGTACTGAGCTGCACGATGTACGACACGATCGCGATGAAGATCCCGAGGAGGAAGGCGATGGCGGCCGCGTAGTTCAGTTCCTGGTTGATGAACGCGAGGTTGTAGGCGTAGTAATTCGGCGTGAACGAGTTCGTGATCGCATCGGGCGCGATCGCGTTCAACAGGCTCGGCTCGGCGAAGAGCTGGAACGTGCCGATGATCGAGAAGATCACCGTCAGCAGGATCGCCGGGCGGATCGCGGGGATCTTGACGCTCCACGCGATGCGGAACTGGCCGGCGCCGTCGATCTCGGCCGCCTCGTAGAGCTCGCCCGGAATGGATCTGAGGGCAGCATACAGGATGATCATGTTGTAGCCGACGAACTCCCACGTGACGATGTTCATCATCGAGCCGAGGATGTTCTCGGGCGAGAGGAACTCCGGCGTGCCGAGGCCCACCGCGCGGGCGATCTGGGCGATCGGTCCGAAGTCGGGTCCGTACAGGTAGCCCCACATGAGTGTTGCGACCACGGCGGGAACGGCATACGGCATGAAGATCAGGAGGCGAGCGCCGCGTGCCCCACGGGCTCGGCCGCTGTCGAGCGCGAGAGCGAAGAACAGCGCCAGGCCGAGCATGATCGGCACCTGGACGATGAAGAACAGCCCCATGCGGCCGAGGCTCGCGAGGAACGCGGAGTCCTGCAGCGCGCGGACGTAGTTGGCGAGCCCCGCGAAGACCTCGCCGCCGATGAGCTTGCTCTCGAAGAGGCTCAGGTACCCCGAGTAGACCAGGGGCACGATGAGCATCGCGATGAACACGACGAAGAACGGCAGGATGAACAGGTACGCGGCGATGTTCTGCTTGCGCTTGGACGTGCTCGAATGGCGATGCGGTGGTGCGGAGGAGCGCTCGGCGCTGAGCGCCGGGGAGTGCGACACGGCGATCCCTTCTCTCTTCGTAGGTGGTGGGTCGGCCCGACGGCCGGCCCGCGGGCGGAGCCGGGGTGCCCGCCGCTGCGTACGGCGAGCACCCGCTGGACTCACTCGACGGTGAAGCCCTGGTCCTCCGCGTAGCTGACGAGCTGGTCCTGCCAGGTGTCGAGCGCTGCGGAGATGTCGCCCTTGTCCGCGATCACGGTGCCCATCGTCTCCTCATAGGTGGAGTAGACGTAGTCCATGAACGGCAGCCACTGGAAGTCGGTGTCCACCGTCTCGGAGATCTCGGAGAACAGCTTGTTGACCTCCTGGCCCCCGTAGAACTCGGACGCCTGGTCGACGAACGCGGGATCCTCGAGCACCGACACCTGCGGCGGGAACAGGAACTGCTCCGTCGCGAGCTTCATCGCGGACTCCTCGTCGTTGTTGATGAACTTCGCGAGCTCGTAGGCGGCGATGGGGTTCTCACTCGACGCGAGCACCGCGTCGGCCGAGCCGCCCCAGTTGCCGGCGACCTCCTCGCCCTCCTCCCACTGCGGCAGCGGAGCCGCCCGCCAGAGGCCCGAGGTGCCCTCGGCTGTGCCCTGGAGGAAGATCGGCCCCCACGCTGCGGTGAGCCAGCCGGCGTACTTCCCGCTCGCGAGGCCCTGGTACCACTGGTCGTTGAAGTCGACGTCGGTCGAGATGAGATCCTGCTGGATCAGCCCCG
The Agromyces albus DNA segment above includes these coding regions:
- a CDS encoding carbohydrate ABC transporter permease, which codes for MSHSPALSAERSSAPPHRHSSTSKRKQNIAAYLFILPFFVVFIAMLIVPLVYSGYLSLFESKLIGGEVFAGLANYVRALQDSAFLASLGRMGLFFIVQVPIMLGLALFFALALDSGRARGARGARLLIFMPYAVPAVVATLMWGYLYGPDFGPIAQIARAVGLGTPEFLSPENILGSMMNIVTWEFVGYNMIILYAALRSIPGELYEAAEIDGAGQFRIAWSVKIPAIRPAILLTVIFSIIGTFQLFAEPSLLNAIAPDAITNSFTPNYYAYNLAFINQELNYAAAIAFLLGIFIAIVSYIVQLSTQQRERRERTTS
- a CDS encoding 1,4-dihydroxy-2-naphthoate polyprenyltransferase, with product MARPKPQRLNPADELAKREAARAKNGSAPKADGSAPKAANGSAKKAQNHSAPKAAPRSRSGNPAKAARGNPKPPPRPATAADWIAGARLRTLPLAIAPVALGTGAGVVAIADGPWHPARAVLALVVALALQIGVNYANDYSDGVRGTDDHRVGPARLTASGAAKPRHVLAVALSFFALAALAGLTLTIVTGQWWLLAVGAAAIVAAWFYTGGRHPYGYYGLGELFVFVFFGLVATAGSAFVQALTVNLEAWLGGVGVGLIACAVLMANNLRDVVQDKAAGKRTLAVLVGPLAGRILFTIFMLAPFGIVVFWAFLYPTATLVFFALLAALPACVIVLWGKTPRELLTALQLASLTALLYGVGLGLVFAL
- the menD gene encoding 2-succinyl-5-enolpyruvyl-6-hydroxy-3-cyclohexene-1-carboxylic-acid synthase, with the protein product MAEPAPERRRSPASDATMALFASFVRAGVIDVVVAPGSRSQALALAAAEFERVGAIRLHVRIDERGAAFLALGLAVESGRPTLVVTTSGTAVANLHPAVLEAHHSGVPLIVLSADRPAELRGIRSNQTTMQPGIFAGAVRLERDAAAPEGAPGETDAAARLAREAVAAALGRDDSGAFVPHPGPGPVHLNLQLREPLSAAITLDERMLLGDGSVVRGDAASGMSRASLAGEGDRDADGDHAALIEPGPLTVVIAGAGAGPVAEEFARAGGWPLLAEVTSGAHFGPNLVVAYRELLAEPGFGDLVERVVVFGHPTLSREVPALVHRDGVETIAVAPSGIEWFNPGRRVRRFERAVRAEEHPQSAEERAWVGRWVHASRTLVEAGLPQAGPSQSGIGEHGHVADFAAQRDYMRAQLATVRAPITRRSLVDAVWAATWPHDRLVFGASRLIRDADRAVPGRRITVHANRGLAGIDGTVATALGIAIASQVAPPGADVDAAGSVTTDAGVTRALIGDLTLLHDVGSLLLGAGERMPRLQLIVGNDGGGSIFDALEVAGSAPPEAFDRVQFTPQHVDFASLAAAYGWGYARATTRGELDEALTGGIDSPQLLEVPLPR
- a CDS encoding DUF4229 domain-containing protein; translation: MKSVPVWIWYTLLRIALFAVPLAALLLAGVTPWIAAVVAAVFGLSASLLFLRGARESISSDLYRARHREQPVTRDDDDAEDAAVEASVRQPAPQRSEREDES
- a CDS encoding carbohydrate ABC transporter permease: MTSIDTRASVTIGEVTSPRRTRRGYAPERRRSLLLTVLLWLCVLYFVLPLWWLLVSATKDNSGLFSTFGLWFGGDFSLFENLQTLFTIRGGIFTRWLINTVIYSVASAAGATLLATMAGYAFAKYDFPGSKALFSATLGAIMIPLTALALPTYLLFSNAGLTDTPWAIIIPSLVSPFGVYLMRVYAADAIPTELIEAARVDGAGEFRIFWQVGLRLLGPGLVTVFLFSLVATWNNYFLPLIMLNSSELYPITVGLAQIQAAASAGGGSQALFSTVTTGSFVAVLPLIIAFLFLQRYWQSGLATGGVKG
- a CDS encoding PLD nuclease N-terminal domain-containing protein — encoded protein: MARLLFGLGVAAVIFMVYAVADCAFFDRTRIRGLSRGWWIVVILFVPVIGAVLWFLIGRGRVGRIPAGRSREVAPDDDTDFLRRLQNDAAQDERIRRLEQELAELDDDSGAAGKGGAGGAGATEAGDDTLGTESQRPDTPETPGESGPSGRPNG
- a CDS encoding polyphosphate kinase 2 family protein, with the protein product MSRESYWTADPSELLRVGEGFRLADVDPRSHPGFDGNKADGVKALAEGAGILAELQEQLFANSRMGGDGRRVLIVLQALDTAGKGGIVKHVMGSVDPQGVHLTAFKKPTPEELEQDFLWRIRKEVPGPGMIGVFDRSHYEDVLIGKVRELAPPEEIERRYGAINSFEAELAASGIAIMKVMLHISPEEQKARLQARLDRPKKHWKFNPADIDERLLGPNYMEAFQTAFDRTATPIAPWYVVPADRKWYARLAVQHLLIEALEAMQLEWPVADYDVAEEKARLAAS